In Phaeobacter gallaeciensis DSM 26640, a genomic segment contains:
- a CDS encoding ABC transporter permease, whose amino-acid sequence MSDAPTQFAEDERIKTRSKFREAMIRPELGGIIGTITVFAMFLIFAGDSGMFNSQGVMNWSQISAQFMIIAVGACLLMIAGEFDLSVGSMIGFAGMLIAIFSVTLGWPVWLAISVTFVLATAIGALNGFIVVRTGLPSFIVTLAFLFILRGFAIYLPQTIERKTIIGGVADAAEGDWMAALFGGKILTGLFQWLGDNGWIAVFERGTRKGQPVVEGLPMLIVWAILLVIIGHVILTKTRFGNWIFAAGGDAEAARNSGVPVNRVKILMFMFTAFCATVFATCQVMEFGGAGSDRGLLKEFEAIIAVVIGGALLTGGYGSVLGAALGALIFGVVQQGLFFAGVESSLFRVFLGLILLFAVILNTYIRRVITGER is encoded by the coding sequence ATGTCTGACGCACCTACCCAATTTGCGGAAGACGAGCGGATCAAAACCCGTTCGAAATTCCGCGAAGCCATGATCCGACCCGAATTGGGCGGCATTATCGGCACCATCACCGTATTCGCGATGTTCCTTATTTTTGCCGGTGACAGCGGCATGTTCAACAGCCAGGGGGTAATGAACTGGAGCCAGATTTCCGCCCAGTTCATGATCATCGCAGTTGGGGCCTGCCTGCTGATGATCGCGGGCGAATTTGACCTGTCGGTCGGGTCGATGATCGGGTTTGCCGGTATGTTGATCGCTATCTTCAGCGTGACACTGGGTTGGCCAGTCTGGCTGGCGATTTCGGTGACTTTCGTGCTGGCGACGGCGATCGGGGCACTAAACGGGTTTATCGTCGTGAGGACGGGGCTGCCCAGTTTCATCGTGACACTGGCGTTCCTGTTCATCCTGCGCGGCTTTGCAATCTATTTGCCGCAGACCATTGAACGTAAGACCATCATCGGCGGGGTGGCTGACGCCGCCGAGGGCGATTGGATGGCGGCGCTGTTTGGAGGTAAAATTCTGACCGGCCTGTTCCAGTGGCTGGGCGACAACGGCTGGATCGCCGTTTTTGAACGCGGCACCCGCAAGGGGCAGCCGGTGGTCGAGGGGCTGCCCATGCTCATCGTCTGGGCTATCCTCCTGGTCATCATCGGTCATGTCATTCTGACCAAAACACGGTTTGGCAACTGGATCTTTGCTGCAGGTGGTGACGCCGAGGCCGCGCGAAATTCCGGGGTGCCTGTCAACCGCGTAAAAATCCTGATGTTCATGTTCACCGCTTTCTGCGCGACCGTCTTTGCAACCTGTCAGGTGATGGAATTTGGTGGGGCCGGATCGGACCGGGGTCTGCTGAAGGAATTTGAGGCGATTATTGCGGTGGTCATTGGCGGCGCACTTCTCACGGGCGGCTATGGCTCGGTCCTTGGGGCCGCGCTCGGAGCGCTGATCTTTGGGGTGGTGCAACAGGGGCTGTTCTTTGCCGGGGTCGAAAGCTCGCTGTTCCGGGTATTCCTGGGTTTGATCCTGCTGTTTGCGGTTATCCTCAACACCTATATTCGTCGCGTCATCACGGGGGAGCGCTGA
- a CDS encoding sugar ABC transporter substrate-binding protein — protein MTSIFKTFMLATTVAAAPMMLATTASAEGEKYILVSHAPDSDSWWNTIKNGIALAGEQMNVEVEYRNPPTGDLADMARIIEQAAASGPNGIITTLSDYDVLSGPIKAAVDSGVDVIIMNSGTPDQAREVGALMYVGQPEYDAGHAAGMRAKADGVGSFLCVNHYISSPSSTERCQGFADGLGVDLGDQMIDSGQDPAEIKNRVLAYLNTNPETDAILTLGPTSADPTLLALEENGMAGDIYFGTFDLGEEIVKGLKSGVINWGIDQQPFLQAYLPVVVLTNYHRYGVLPGNNINSGPGFVTKDGLEKVEEFAGEYR, from the coding sequence ATGACGTCAATCTTCAAGACATTTATGCTCGCAACAACGGTTGCAGCGGCGCCAATGATGCTGGCAACAACAGCCTCTGCCGAGGGTGAGAAATATATCCTCGTCAGTCACGCGCCTGACAGCGACAGCTGGTGGAACACCATTAAGAACGGGATCGCCCTGGCGGGCGAGCAGATGAATGTTGAGGTGGAGTATCGCAACCCACCGACTGGTGACCTTGCCGATATGGCGCGGATCATAGAGCAGGCTGCGGCCTCAGGGCCCAACGGCATCATCACAACCCTGTCCGACTATGATGTGCTGTCCGGCCCGATCAAAGCGGCCGTGGACAGCGGCGTGGATGTGATCATCATGAATTCCGGCACCCCGGATCAGGCCCGCGAAGTTGGCGCTCTGATGTATGTTGGTCAGCCGGAGTATGACGCAGGTCATGCGGCGGGTATGCGCGCCAAAGCGGACGGTGTCGGCAGTTTCCTTTGCGTGAATCACTACATCAGCTCGCCATCTTCGACAGAACGCTGTCAGGGCTTTGCCGACGGTCTGGGTGTGGATCTCGGCGATCAGATGATCGATAGTGGACAGGATCCTGCGGAAATCAAGAACCGCGTTCTGGCCTATCTCAACACCAACCCGGAAACTGACGCGATTCTGACACTCGGCCCGACCTCGGCGGATCCGACCCTGCTGGCGCTGGAAGAAAACGGCATGGCTGGCGACATCTATTTCGGCACGTTCGATCTGGGTGAGGAAATCGTCAAAGGTCTGAAATCGGGTGTTATCAACTGGGGCATTGATCAGCAGCCCTTCCTGCAGGCCTATCTGCCTGTTGTGGTTCTGACCAACTATCACCGCTACGGCGTGCTGCCCGGCAACAACATCAACTCTGGCCCTGGTTTCGTGACCAAGGACGGCCTGGAAAAGGTCGAAGAGTTCGCGGGCGAGTACCGGTAA
- a CDS encoding LacI family DNA-binding transcriptional regulator: MAVTLKDVAERAQVSRSAVSRTFTDGASVSEKMRRKVEKAAQELGYSPNALASSLTTGRTKLIGLVSNNFHNPIFLEVFDRFTRRLQDRGLRPLLVNLSDETDPENSVRMLRQYSVDGVVVASSTLPPGFAKAFRDAGVPVVHSFGRSSSTPQVHVVGIDNVECGRMAARTLVARGYKTVAFMGGPQAATSTQDRCKGFTSEMEAHPEITTTYSFADDYSFEAGRREMLGLLQKNPAEAYFCGDDVLSIGALSAIRERGLQVPQDIGVIGLNDMEMARWENIDLTTIHQPIEQIVNSSIELVAAMLDEPDRYPEARIFPCHVVERGTLRPQKT; encoded by the coding sequence ATGGCCGTAACACTAAAAGATGTGGCAGAACGAGCGCAGGTCTCACGATCAGCAGTGTCGCGCACATTCACAGATGGCGCATCAGTTTCCGAAAAAATGCGGCGTAAGGTCGAGAAGGCTGCGCAGGAACTTGGCTACAGTCCGAACGCATTGGCTTCCTCTTTGACAACCGGACGCACCAAACTGATTGGTCTCGTGTCGAACAACTTTCACAACCCGATTTTCCTTGAGGTTTTCGACCGGTTCACGCGTCGCCTGCAGGATCGCGGCCTGCGGCCACTGCTGGTCAATCTCTCCGATGAAACCGATCCCGAGAACTCGGTCCGGATGTTGCGGCAATACTCTGTGGATGGCGTGGTGGTAGCCTCTTCGACTCTCCCGCCAGGCTTTGCCAAGGCATTTCGCGATGCTGGCGTGCCGGTGGTTCACAGTTTTGGCCGCTCGTCATCCACACCGCAGGTCCATGTTGTAGGGATCGACAACGTCGAATGTGGCCGAATGGCTGCACGGACACTTGTAGCTCGCGGATATAAAACGGTCGCTTTCATGGGTGGCCCGCAGGCCGCAACCTCAACTCAGGATCGTTGCAAAGGGTTCACATCCGAGATGGAAGCCCATCCAGAGATCACTACGACGTATAGTTTTGCCGATGATTATTCCTTCGAAGCGGGCCGTCGCGAAATGCTTGGCCTGCTACAAAAAAATCCGGCGGAAGCTTATTTTTGCGGTGATGATGTCTTGTCGATCGGGGCGCTCAGTGCGATTCGCGAACGGGGCTTGCAGGTGCCGCAGGACATCGGGGTTATCGGCCTCAACGACATGGAGATGGCACGCTGGGAGAATATTGACCTCACCACTATTCACCAGCCGATTGAGCAGATCGTTAATTCCTCAATTGAGCTGGTCGCGGCGATGCTGGATGAACCTGATCGCTATCCAGAGGCCCGTATTTTTCCCTGTCATGTGGTGGAGCGCGGAACGCTACGCCCGCAAAAAACCTAA